A stretch of the Vitis vinifera cultivar Pinot Noir 40024 chromosome 16, ASM3070453v1 genome encodes the following:
- the LOC100261385 gene encoding cellulose synthase-like protein D3 yields the protein MASKSFKASRSSLSTTSDVSDSIHNKPPLPPTVTFGRRTSSGRYISYSRDDLDSELGSGEFMNYTVHIPPTPDNQPMEGSMDPSISQKVEEQYVSNSLFTGGFNSVTRAHLMDKVIESETSHPQMAGAKGSSCAILGCDAKVMSDERGADILPCECDFKICRDCYLDAVKTGGGICPGCKEPYKALDLDELAVENGRPLPLPPPAGMSKMERRLSLMKSTKSVLMRSQTGDFDHNRWLFETRGTYGYGNAIWPKDGVFGNGKEDDASEPQELVSKPWRPLTRKLKIPAAVLSPYRLLIFVRMVALGLFLEWRVTNKNEDAVWLWGMSVVCEIWFAFSWLLDQLPKLCPINRSTDLNVLKEKFETPSPNNPTGKSDLPGIDIFVSTADPEKEPPLVTANTILSILAADYPVEKLACYVSDDGGALLTFEAMAEAASFANTWVPFCRKHDIEPRNPETYFNLKRDPYKNKVRPDFVKDRRRVKREYDEFKVRINGLPDSIRRRSDAYHAREEIKAMKLQRQNRDDEAVETVKVPKATWMADGTHWPGTWMNPGSEHSKGDHAGIIQVMLKPPSDEPLQSTADDTRLIDLTDVDIRLPLLVYVSREKRPGYDHNKKAGAMNALVRASAIMSNGPFILNLDCDHYIYNSQAMREGMCFMMDRGGDRICYVQFPQRFEGIDPSDRYANHNTVFFDVNMRALDGLQGPVYVGTGCLFRRIALYGFDPPRSKEHHPGCCSCCFSRRKKHVSVATTPEENRALRMGDSDDEEMSLSLLPKRFGNSNFLIDSIPVAEFQGRPLADHPAVKNGRPPGALTIPRELLDASTVAEAISVISCWYEDKTEWGNRVGWIYGSVTEDVVTGYRMHNRGWKSVYCVTKRDAFRGTAPINLTDRLHQVLRWATGSVEIFFSRNNALLASPRMKLLQRVAYLNVGIYPFTSIFLIVYCFLPALSLFSGQFIVQTLNVTFLTYLLVITVTLCMLAVLEIKWSGIELEEWWRNEQFWLIGGTSAHLAAVLQGLLKVIAGIEISFTLTSKSGGDDIDDEYADLYVVKWTSLMIPPITIMMTNLIAIAVAFSRTIYSVLPQWSRLLGGVFFSFWVLAHLYPFAKGLMGRRGRTPTIVFVWSGLIAITISLLWVAISPPSGSTQIGGSFEFP from the exons ATGGCATCAAAATCATTCAAGGCCAGCCGATCATCCTTATCAACAACCTCAGATGTCTCTGATTCGATCCACAACAAGCCTCCCCTGCCTCCAACTGTGACATTTGGCCGAAGGACATCCTCAGGCAGGTATATAAGCTATTCAAGGGATGATCTTGATAGTGAACTTGGTAGTGGTGAATTTATGAACTACACTGTACACATACCACCTACACCTGACAACCAACCTATGGAAGGCTCCATGGATCCATCCATCTCACAGAAGGTTGAGGAGCAATATGTGTCGAATTCGCTCTTCACGGGTGGATTCAATAGTGTGACACGAGCTCATCTCATGGACAAGGTGATTGAATCCGAAACCAGCCATCCCCAGATGGCTGGCGCAAAAGGATCTTCATGTGCAATTCTCGGGTGCGATGCAAAGGTGATGAGTGATGAAAGGGGAGCAGACATTCTTCCTTGTGAATGTGATTTCAAAATATGCCGAGATTGTTATTTGGATGCGGTTAAAACTGGTGGTGGGATTTGCCCTGGATGTAAGGAGCCATATAAAGCCTTGGATTTGGATGAACTGGCGGTGGAAAATGGGCGTCCGCTTCCACTTCCACCACCAGCTGGGATGTCAAAAATGGAGAGGAGGTTGTCATTGATGAAATCGACAAAGTCAGTGCTGATGAGGAGCCAGACTGGGGATTTTGATCACAATCGATGGTTGTTTGAGACAAGGGGGACTTACGGGTATGGGAATGCTATTTGGCCAAAGGATGGGGTTTTTGGGAATGGGAAAGAAGATGATGCATCTGAGCCTCAAGAGTTAGTGAGCAAACCTTGGAGGCCACTCACACGAAAATTAAAGATACCTGCTGCTGTTCTGAGCCCATATCG GCTTCTAATCTTTGTACGGATGGTAGCTCTTGGATTGTTCTTGGAATGGAGGGTCACGAATAAAAACGAGGATGCAGTCTGGTTATGGGGGATGTCGGTGGTTTGTGAGATTTGGTTTGCCTTCTCTTGGCTTCTTGATCAACTGCCCAAGCTCTGTCCTATTAATCGTTCCACCGATCTTAATGTTTTGAAGGAGAAATTTGAAACACCTAGCCCCAACAACCCCACTGGAAAATCTGATCTCCCAGGCATAGATATTTTTGTCTCCACTGCTGATCCAGAGAAGGAACCGCCTCTTGTCACTGCAAATACCATCTTGTCCATCCTAGCTGCTGATTATCCTGTTGAAAAGCTTGCTTGCTATGTTTCTGATGATGGAGGTGCACTGCTAACTTTTGAAGCCATGGCAGAAGCTGCTAGCTTTGCAAACACATGGGTTCCGTTTTGCAGAAAGCATGATATTGAGCCAAGGAACCCAGAAACTTATTTCAATTTAAAGAGGGATCCTTATAAGAACAAAGTGCGGCCTGACTTTGTCAAGGACCGTAGACGGGTCAAGCGTGAGTATGATGAGTTCAAGGTGAGAATCAATGGCTTGCCTGATTCTATCCGTCGCCGATCTGATGCATATCATGCTCGGGAGGAAATCAAGGCAATGAAACTTCAGAGACAGAATAGAGACGATGAAGCTGTGGAGACTGTGAAGGTCCCTAAAGCTACTTGGATGGCTGATGGAACCCATTGGCCTGGGACTTGGATGAATCCTGGATCCGAGCACTCTAAGGGTGATCATGCTGGAATAATACAG GTGATGCTGAAACCCCCGAGTGATGAGCCTTTGCAAAGTACTGCTGATGATACCAGACTAATTGACCTCACTGATGTGGACATTCGTCTCCCCTTGCTTGTTTATGTTTCCCGTGAGAAGCGTCCTGGCTATGATCACAACAAGAAAGCAGGGGCCATGAATGCATTGGTTCGAGCATCAGCAATCATGTCCAATGGTCCTTTCATTCTCAACCTTGACTGTGACCACTACATCTACAACTCCCAGGCCATGAGAGAAGGCATGTGTTTCATGATGGACCGGGGTGGTGATCGCATTTGCTATGTACAGTTCCCTCAGAGGTTTGAGGGTATTGATCCATCTGATCGATATGCAAATCACAACACTGTTTTCTTTGATGTCAATATGCGTGCCCTTGATGGATTACAGGGCCCAGTCTATGTTGGAACTGGATGCCTCTTCAGAAGGATTGCCCTTTATGGCTTTGACCCACCTAGATCAAAAGAACACCATCCTGGTTGCTGCAGCTGCTGCTTTTCTCGTCGCAAGAAGCATGTTAGTGTTGCCACTACCCCAGAAGAGAACCGAGCCTTGAGGATGGGCGATTCTGATGATGAAGAAATGAGCCTCTCCCTTCTTCCTAAGAGGTTTGGAAACTCAAATTTCCTAATTGATTCAATCCCAGTGGCAGAGTTTCAAGGCCGTCCCCTGGCAGATCATCCAGCCGTGAAGAATGGACGGCCACCTGGTGCTCTTACCATTCCTCGAGAGCTTCTTGATGCATCAACTGTTGCAGAGGCAATCAGTGTCATCTCCTGCTGGTATGAAGATAAGACTGAGTGGGGAAATCGTGTCGGGTGGATTTATGGGTCTGTTACTGAAGATGTGGTTACTGGGTACAGGATGCACAACAGAGGATGGAAATCTGTTTACTGTGTCACCAAGAGGGATGCCTTTCGGGGAACTGCTCCCATCAATCTCACTGATAGGCTCCATCAAGTCCTCAGGTGGGCTACTGGCTCAGTTGAAATTTTCTTCTCCCGTAACAATGCTCTCCTGGCCAGCCCAAGAATGAAGCTTCTGCAGAGGGTAGCCTACCTTAATGTCGGAATCTACCCCTTTACCTCAATCTTCTTGATCGTCTATTGCTTCCTTCCTgcactctctctcttctctgGCCAGTTCATCGTTCAGACCCTCAATGTCACTTTCCTTACCTACCTCCTGGTTATCACTGTGACCCTATGTATGCTTGCTGTGCTCGAGATTAAATGGtctggaattgagcttgaagaGTGGTGGAGGAATGAGCAGTTTTGGTTGATTGGAGGCACTAGTGCTCATCTTGCTGCCGTTCTTCAGGGGCTACTGAAAGTCATTGCAGGGATAGAAATATCCTTCACCTTGACATCCAAATCAGGCGGTGATGACATTGATGATGAGTATGCAGATCTCTATGTTGTCAAATGGACATCACTGATGATTCCACCAATCACAATCATGATGACCAACTTGATTGCAATTGCAGTTGCTTTTAGCCGAACAATATATAGTGTGTTACCTCAGTGGAGCCGTCTGCTAGGTGGGGTTTTCTTCAGCTTCTGGGTCTTGGCTCATCTCTACCCCTTTGCCAAGGGACTCatgggaagaagaggaaggactCCCACCATTGTTTTTGTATGGTCGGGACTCATTGCAATCACCATTTCCCTCCTTTGGGTGGCTATCAGCCCCCCATCAGGTTCTACCCAAATTGGAGGTTCATTTGAGTTCCCTTGA
- the LOC100242484 gene encoding FAS1 domain-containing protein SELMODRAFT_448915, with the protein MAVPNIFSALLIIIISSSSSATSMNSTPPPRNQNLIMAIEEMQKANYFTFVMLINMSPIGLFLDNVTFLMPNDRTLSETMIPGYAVSEFLKRHAVPSPLLIDHLLHIPTGSVLPSLEPGFSLKVSNHGRQNFSINNVRIISPNICFSGYSIRCHGVDGVMQKMVVEEKANTTSSSSSRTSTNCSCDGSCHMADQAALPTTSMPPLQLPSGLASGLNSPPPSSDKVDPQKSGSSGGISCGGLLELVGMSCCIMLLML; encoded by the coding sequence ATGGCAGTTCCCAACATCTTCTCAGCTcttctcatcatcatcatctcctCATCATCCTCAGCCACTTCCATGAACAGTACTCCtcctccaagaaaccaaaacctTATTATGGCCATTGAGGAGATGCAGAAGGCCAACTACTTCACCTTTGTAATGCTGATCAACATGTCCCCAATTGGCCTCTTTCTAGACAATGTCACCTTCCTCATGCCAAACGACCGGACTCTTTCGGAAACTATGATACCCGGTTATGCCGTATCCGAGTTCCTGAAGCGCCATGCAGTCCCCTCGCCACTCCTCATCGACCATCTTCTCCATATCCCAACTGGGTCTGTGCTCCCCAGCTTGGAACCTGGTTTTTCCCTTAAAGTTTCCAACCATGGCCGGCAGAACTTTTCTATCAACAATGTCAGGATCATCAGCCCTAACATCTGCTTTTCCGGGTATTCGATCCGATGCCATGGCGTTGACGGAGTGATGCAAAAGATGGTGGTGGAAGAGAAGGCTAACACTactagtagtagtagtagtaggaCTAGTACTAATTGTTCCTGTGATGGCTCATGTCACATGGCTGATCAGGCTGCTCTTCCTACCACCTCAATGCCGCCACTGCAGCTGCCTAGTGGGCTTGCCAGTGGCCTAAATTCACCGCCGCCATCTTCTGATAAGGTCGATCCTCAGAAATCTGGTTCATCTGGAGGGATATCTTGTGGGGGATTGTTGGAGCTTGTAGGGATGTCTTGCTGCATAATGTTGTTGATGCTTTGA